In a single window of the Prochlorococcus marinus str. AS9601 genome:
- the infB gene encoding translation initiation factor IF-2 — MTISDKIRIYELSRDLNLENKDILDAAQKLSISVKSHSSSISSEEAKKIKNLINKKNPDKTILSINKPSIKKDNFKQNKEDKSPVLSSKQGKPLKNNSNKKPLLIKPLNKPESVKKISNQLQNPNKPNIVNSSQSRANLTNTNSKPSQNFNQDKKTFVNNTPPPIKSPAKPPIQLIAKPKNINNNVKSSESSQNIARAEDKRRLSSKPDQNTNKPKTKNFNNRKNTPELVGAPIRREDPIINPNKQNNNKQNIAFKQTASNRPGSPNRPGMPNRPGLRNKPSDQGRPGSFNRQGNPNRPGSPNRPGMPNRPGLRNKPSDQGRPGSFNRQGNPNRPGSPNGPGMPNNRPGSKFNGQNSSGIRKPVSPNELLQLQKNNNSEKDKIGIKNNSKQNIEVPKQKAKAPNNRPNATPSSKKPPHRTFSNSSKKPGKTDWDDSAKLEALRSKNTQKQRQKVHIIGENDDSLTSETSGYSGEKISILSASLARPKKGKSDESKSQKTIKQFKKKKKETTRQRQKRRAMELKAAKEAKQVRPEMIIVPEDNLTVQELADKLSLESSEIIKSLFFKGITATVTQSLDLATIETVAEEFGVPVLQDDIQEAAEKTVDMIESEDIDNLIRRPPVITVMGHVDHGKTSLLDSIRESRIASGEAGGITQHIGAYQVEFEHESQKKKLTFLDTPGHEAFTAMRARGTKVTDVAVLVVAADDGCRPQTLEAISHARAAKVPIVVAINKIDKEGASPERVKQELSEKDLIAEDWGGDTVMVPVSAIKKQNIDKLLEMILLVSDVEDLQANPDRFAKGTVIEAHLDKAKGPVATLLVQNGTLKSGDVLAAGSVLGKIRAMVDEHGNRIKEAGPSFPVEALGFSEVPTAGDEFEVYPDEKTARAIVGERATDARATKLAQQMASRRVSLSSLSTQANDGELKELNLILKADVQGSVEAILGSLEQLPKNEVQVRVLLSAPGEITETDIDLAAASGSVIVGFNTSLASGAKRAADANDVDIREYEVIYKLLEDIQLAMEGLLEPDLVEESLGQAEVRATFSVGKGAIAGCYIQTGKLQRNCSLRVIRSEKVIFEGNLDSLKRVKDDVKEVNTGFECGVGCDKFSSWVEGDVIEAFKFVTKKRTLSQ; from the coding sequence ATGACTATCAGCGATAAAATCAGAATTTACGAACTTTCCAGAGACTTAAATCTGGAAAATAAAGATATACTTGATGCCGCTCAAAAACTTTCAATTTCAGTAAAAAGCCATAGCAGCTCTATTAGTTCAGAAGAGGCAAAAAAAATTAAAAATCTTATTAATAAAAAGAATCCAGATAAAACAATACTTTCCATTAATAAACCTTCAATTAAAAAAGATAACTTCAAACAAAACAAAGAAGATAAATCTCCTGTTCTCTCTTCTAAACAAGGGAAACCTCTCAAAAATAATTCGAACAAAAAGCCATTATTGATAAAACCACTTAACAAGCCTGAGAGTGTAAAAAAAATTTCAAATCAACTTCAAAATCCCAATAAACCTAATATTGTTAACAGTTCACAATCTCGAGCAAATCTTACAAATACAAATAGTAAACCTTCACAGAATTTCAACCAAGATAAAAAAACTTTCGTAAATAACACACCCCCACCTATCAAAAGTCCGGCAAAACCACCTATTCAACTAATTGCAAAGCCTAAAAATATAAATAATAATGTTAAATCTAGTGAATCTTCCCAGAACATCGCCAGGGCAGAAGATAAAAGACGACTATCAAGCAAACCTGATCAAAATACGAACAAACCTAAAACAAAAAATTTTAATAATAGAAAGAACACTCCTGAGCTCGTAGGAGCTCCAATAAGAAGAGAAGATCCAATAATAAATCCTAATAAGCAAAACAATAATAAGCAAAACATTGCTTTTAAACAAACTGCCTCTAACAGACCTGGTTCTCCCAACAGACCTGGCATGCCCAATAGGCCTGGTTTAAGAAACAAACCTTCAGATCAAGGCAGACCTGGCTCATTTAATAGGCAAGGCAATCCCAATAGACCTGGTTCTCCCAACAGACCTGGCATGCCCAATAGGCCTGGTTTAAGAAACAAACCTTCAGATCAAGGCAGACCTGGCTCATTTAATAGGCAAGGCAATCCTAATAGACCTGGTTCTCCCAACGGACCTGGCATGCCTAATAATAGGCCTGGTTCTAAATTCAATGGCCAAAATTCCTCTGGGATTAGGAAGCCAGTATCACCTAATGAACTTTTACAACTTCAAAAAAATAATAACTCTGAGAAAGACAAAATAGGTATAAAGAATAACTCAAAACAAAATATCGAGGTACCTAAGCAGAAAGCTAAAGCGCCTAATAATCGTCCAAATGCTACTCCAAGTTCCAAAAAACCTCCTCATAGAACATTTTCTAATAGTTCAAAGAAACCTGGAAAGACAGACTGGGATGATAGCGCAAAACTTGAAGCACTAAGAAGCAAAAATACCCAAAAACAAAGACAGAAAGTTCATATTATTGGTGAAAATGATGATTCATTAACGTCTGAAACTAGTGGATATTCAGGCGAAAAAATTTCAATCTTATCAGCAAGTTTGGCACGTCCAAAGAAAGGAAAGTCTGATGAATCCAAATCTCAAAAAACAATAAAACAATTTAAAAAGAAGAAAAAAGAGACTACTAGGCAAAGACAGAAAAGAAGAGCTATGGAGTTAAAGGCTGCCAAAGAAGCCAAACAAGTACGACCTGAAATGATAATCGTGCCCGAAGATAATTTAACAGTCCAAGAATTAGCGGATAAATTAAGTCTTGAAAGTTCTGAAATAATCAAATCTCTTTTTTTTAAAGGAATAACTGCAACTGTTACTCAATCACTCGACTTAGCAACTATTGAAACAGTAGCAGAAGAATTTGGGGTACCTGTTTTGCAAGATGATATTCAAGAAGCCGCTGAGAAAACAGTTGACATGATTGAATCTGAAGATATTGATAATCTTATAAGAAGACCACCTGTTATTACAGTGATGGGTCATGTAGACCATGGTAAAACAAGTCTTCTAGATTCCATCAGAGAATCAAGAATAGCTTCAGGAGAAGCAGGGGGTATCACTCAACACATAGGAGCTTATCAAGTTGAATTTGAACATGAATCTCAAAAGAAAAAATTAACATTTCTTGATACCCCAGGTCATGAAGCCTTTACTGCAATGAGAGCAAGGGGTACAAAGGTTACTGATGTAGCTGTTCTTGTAGTTGCTGCAGATGATGGTTGCAGACCTCAAACTTTAGAAGCTATTAGTCATGCAAGAGCTGCAAAAGTACCAATTGTTGTTGCAATTAATAAAATTGATAAAGAGGGAGCATCTCCAGAAAGAGTAAAGCAGGAACTATCAGAAAAAGATTTAATTGCTGAAGATTGGGGAGGAGATACAGTGATGGTTCCAGTAAGTGCTATCAAAAAACAAAACATTGATAAATTACTCGAAATGATTTTATTAGTTTCAGATGTTGAAGATCTACAAGCTAACCCTGATAGATTTGCAAAAGGTACTGTTATTGAAGCCCACCTAGACAAAGCCAAAGGGCCAGTAGCTACTTTATTAGTACAAAATGGAACCTTGAAATCTGGAGATGTTTTAGCTGCGGGTTCAGTCCTTGGAAAAATTAGAGCAATGGTTGATGAACATGGTAATAGAATTAAAGAAGCAGGACCATCATTCCCAGTGGAAGCGCTAGGATTCAGTGAAGTACCTACTGCAGGAGATGAATTCGAAGTCTACCCTGATGAGAAAACTGCTCGAGCCATTGTCGGAGAAAGGGCAACAGATGCTAGAGCCACAAAATTAGCTCAGCAAATGGCCTCAAGAAGAGTCAGCTTATCATCCTTATCAACTCAAGCAAATGATGGGGAACTTAAGGAGTTAAACTTAATTCTAAAAGCTGATGTTCAAGGTAGTGTTGAAGCGATATTAGGATCACTAGAACAATTACCAAAAAATGAAGTTCAAGTCAGAGTCCTACTCTCTGCTCCTGGAGAAATAACTGAGACAGATATAGATCTTGCTGCTGCATCTGGGTCAGTAATTGTTGGGTTTAACACCTCATTAGCTTCTGGCGCGAAAAGAGCAGCTGATGCTAATGACGTTGACATAAGAGAATATGAAGTTATCTATAAACTCTTAGAAGATATTCAGTTGGCCATGGAAGGGCTACTTGAACCCGATCTTGTCGAAGAATCATTAGGGCAAGCTGAAGTTAGAGCAACTTTCTCAGTCGGTAAAGGAGCTATTGCAGGCTGTTACATACAAACTGGAAAATTACAAAGGAATTGTTCGCTAAGAGTTATTAGATCAGAAAAAGTAATATTTGAGGGTAATTTAGACTCTCTAAAAAGAGTTAAAGATGATGTAAAAGAAGTAAATACAGGATTTGAATGTGGAGTTGGCTGCGATAAATTCTCTTCATGGGTCGAAGGAGATGTAATCGAAGCATTCAAATTTGTCACCAAAAAGAGGACCTTATCACAATAA
- a CDS encoding DUF3493 domain-containing protein, translated as MSKIDPELKKKLLKESQAPFKGLRRILWIAFSGSAFLGLIIMLSRIASGTELQQNNLLIQLGACVIFPTLLVFDKNKD; from the coding sequence ATGTCAAAAATAGATCCTGAATTGAAAAAGAAATTATTAAAGGAATCCCAAGCTCCTTTCAAAGGATTGAGAAGAATATTGTGGATAGCTTTTAGCGGTTCTGCATTTTTGGGACTTATAATAATGCTTTCCAGAATTGCAAGCGGAACTGAATTACAGCAAAATAACCTTCTCATACAGTTGGGTGCTTGTGTAATATTTCCTACTTTATTAGTCTTTGACAAAAATAAAGATTAA
- a CDS encoding photosystem II high light acclimation radical SAM protein: MNFNLKFEKLNKKNYQRKHYGKILTVRLPCNPIFPIGPIYLADHIHKCFPDLEQQFIDLAIIPSNKVSKYLARKIDQFRPHLIIFSWRDIQIYAPVDGRSGNPLQNSFEVFYSKNIFKKIRGSWGGLKLIASHYGEIYRNTSLVKMGLKRSQKYNKNVKVILGGGAVSVFYEQLGNLLPKGTVISVGEGENLIEKIIRGDSIEEERCYIAGQKPRNKLIHEQPSGTVKTACNYKYIKSIWPEFNWYIEGGDYYVGVQTKRGCPHNCCFCVYTVVEGKQVRVNPINEVIKEMKQLYDLGVRGFWFTDAQFIPAKKHIEDAKSLLQAIKDQGWDDINWAAYIRADNIDAELAQLMVDTGMSYFEIGITSGSQELVRKMRLAYDLETVLNNCRMLVKSGFKNHVSVNYSFNVFDETPSTIRQTIAYHRELENIFGKGLVDPAIFFIGLQPHTLLEKYALEHKILKPNYNPMSMMPWTARKLLWNPGSLGEKLGEICLEAFDNPEDEFGKTVIDILEREYGKSSLKESLKVRPLSERKLAHSK, encoded by the coding sequence ATGAATTTTAATTTGAAGTTCGAAAAATTAAATAAAAAAAATTACCAAAGAAAGCACTATGGAAAAATACTAACTGTAAGATTGCCGTGTAATCCAATATTTCCAATTGGGCCTATTTATTTAGCAGACCATATTCATAAATGCTTCCCAGATCTAGAGCAGCAATTCATTGATCTAGCAATAATTCCATCAAATAAAGTTTCCAAATATTTAGCCAGAAAAATTGATCAATTTAGACCGCATCTAATCATTTTTTCGTGGAGAGATATACAAATTTATGCACCTGTTGATGGTAGGAGTGGGAACCCTCTACAAAACTCTTTTGAAGTTTTCTACTCAAAAAATATCTTTAAAAAAATTAGAGGTTCCTGGGGAGGATTAAAATTAATTGCATCTCATTATGGAGAAATATATAGAAATACTTCTTTAGTCAAGATGGGACTAAAAAGATCACAAAAATACAATAAAAATGTCAAAGTAATTTTAGGAGGTGGAGCTGTTAGTGTCTTCTATGAACAATTGGGAAATTTACTCCCAAAAGGAACTGTTATTTCAGTAGGGGAGGGAGAAAATCTCATTGAAAAAATCATTAGAGGAGATTCAATAGAGGAAGAAAGATGTTACATTGCTGGACAAAAACCTAGAAATAAATTGATACATGAACAACCTTCGGGGACTGTTAAAACAGCTTGTAATTATAAATATATAAAATCAATATGGCCTGAATTCAATTGGTATATAGAAGGCGGAGATTATTACGTAGGGGTGCAAACAAAAAGAGGTTGCCCTCATAATTGCTGTTTCTGTGTTTATACAGTTGTGGAGGGTAAGCAGGTTCGCGTCAATCCTATTAACGAAGTAATCAAAGAAATGAAGCAATTATATGATCTTGGAGTAAGAGGATTTTGGTTCACAGATGCACAGTTTATTCCAGCTAAAAAACATATTGAAGATGCAAAATCACTTTTGCAAGCAATTAAAGATCAAGGCTGGGACGATATTAATTGGGCTGCATACATTAGAGCAGATAATATTGATGCTGAGCTAGCTCAGCTTATGGTTGATACAGGTATGAGCTATTTTGAAATAGGTATCACGTCGGGATCTCAAGAACTTGTTAGAAAAATGAGATTAGCGTATGATCTCGAAACTGTATTAAATAATTGCAGAATGCTTGTCAAATCAGGTTTTAAGAATCATGTTTCAGTGAATTATTCTTTTAATGTTTTTGATGAAACGCCTAGCACCATAAGACAAACAATTGCTTACCATAGAGAATTAGAAAATATATTTGGTAAAGGCTTAGTTGACCCAGCTATATTTTTTATAGGATTGCAACCTCACACTCTTCTTGAGAAGTACGCGCTGGAACATAAAATTTTGAAGCCAAATTATAATCCAATGAGCATGATGCCTTGGACAGCGAGAAAACTTCTATGGAATCCAGGCTCATTAGGGGAAAAACTTGGGGAGATTTGCTTAGAAGCTTTTGATAATCCAGAAGATGAATTCGGTAAAACAGTTATCGACATTCTTGAGAGAGAATATGGAAAGTCCTCCTTAAAAGAATCCTTAAAAGTCCGTCCATTATCTGAAAGGAAATTAGCTCATTCTAAATAA